In Deinococcus betulae, the genomic stretch CTGAATGTGTGGGACGCGCCGCCCGCGCGCAAGAAAGACGCCCCCAGCTTTCCCAACTACACCGCTGGCACCTGGGGGCCGGACGAGGCCGACGACCTGATGGGCAAAGACCGTCGCTGGCGGCGCCTATGAGCGCGGGGGACTGCCCATGACCGCTGGCCCCAGCACCCTGGGCCCCGTGGACACCACAGTGCGCAAGGCCCAGACCACTCTGGACGAGCTATGGACGGCCACCCGCGTCGAAACGCGCGCTTACACGGGCAACATCATCGCCCTGACAGTCAAAAAGCATCTGCGCCGGGTGCAAGAAGCGCTGGCGGGCCTGGAAGGGCGCTACGCGGGCCGCCAGATCATCGGCGTGATGGACGGCGGCGGCGACCTGATGGTGCAGGCCAGTCTGGTGCCGCAGCAGGGCGGGCTGTACGTGGAGCGCCTGACCCTGGAAGCCAACCAGGCCCAGTTGCAGGGTGCCATTCTGCCCCTGATTCGGCCAGCCACCGTCAATCATGTATGGTGGGGCGCCGACCGCCGCCCCGGCGGGCCGCTGCTGGCCGAACTGACCGAGATGGCCGATCAGGTGATTGTGGACAGCCTGACGCTGGACATGGCGCCGTCGCGGCACTACGCCCTGGCCGACCTGGGCTGGAGCCGCTCGGCCGGCTGGCGCGAGGCGCTGGCCCAGGTGTTCGACACCCCTGACGCCGCGCGGCAGCTGCCGCGTGTGACGGGCATGACCGTGCAACACGCCGGAAAAAAAGACCTGCCGGCCCGGCTGTTTGCCGGTTTTGTGGCCGACACGCTGGGCTGGCGCGACCTGCGCGGCGTGACGTTCCAGTCGGCCCGCTGTGGACGTGAAAACGGCGACCTGTGCGGCATAGAGCTGCGCGGCGAAGGTCTGAACATTGCCCTCAGCGCTGCAGACGGCGACCTGGTTCGTATTGAGGCGCAGTGGGACGACGTGCGCCGGGACACCGAGGTCACAGTGCCGTCCATGAGTCTGGCCCAGGGCCTGGCCCGCGTGATGGCCCGCCCTGAACGCGGCGAGGTCTTTGAGCACGCTTGGGCGCTGGCCAAAGAGACGTTGTAACCGGAAAGAGAGGTGGAGAGAAAGCGTTTTGGCTGGCTCTCTACGGCTGGGTTAATCCTAGAAGATGGTTGAAAGGTCGTGCATGAGGGCCAGAAAGAGGGCCGCCGACAGACTTCAGGCAGCCCTCTCTTCTTCTGCCTCTTTCACGGAACGCGCAGCCAACTTCTCTGCCCTTGCTTTTCCCACTCCCTACAACCCCTTCAGTCACTCGCCAGAGCCAAGTCACGCAACCTGGCCTGACGGGTCAGGTGCCAACGGCTCAGGTCGGCCGCGGCGTCCCGCACGATGGCCTGGGCGTGCGGCAGCGCGGCGCGGCGGCTGGCC encodes the following:
- a CDS encoding glucose-6-phosphate dehydrogenase assembly protein OpcA, with product MTAGPSTLGPVDTTVRKAQTTLDELWTATRVETRAYTGNIIALTVKKHLRRVQEALAGLEGRYAGRQIIGVMDGGGDLMVQASLVPQQGGLYVERLTLEANQAQLQGAILPLIRPATVNHVWWGADRRPGGPLLAELTEMADQVIVDSLTLDMAPSRHYALADLGWSRSAGWREALAQVFDTPDAARQLPRVTGMTVQHAGKKDLPARLFAGFVADTLGWRDLRGVTFQSARCGRENGDLCGIELRGEGLNIALSAADGDLVRIEAQWDDVRRDTEVTVPSMSLAQGLARVMARPERGEVFEHAWALAKETL